From a region of the Canis lupus dingo isolate Sandy chromosome 5, ASM325472v2, whole genome shotgun sequence genome:
- the CHD3 gene encoding chromodomain-helicase-DNA-binding protein 3 isoform X12, producing the protein MASPLRDEEEEEEEMVVSEEEEEEEEEGDEEEEEVEAADEDYEEDDDEGVLGRGPGHDRGRDRHSPPGCHLFPPPPPPPLPPPPPPPPPPDKDDIRLLPSALGVKKRKRGPKKQKENKPGKPRKRKKLDSEEEFGSERDEYREKSESGGSEYGTGPGRKRRRKHREKKEKKTKRRKKGEGDGGQKQVEQKSSATLLLTWGLEDVEHVFSEEDYHTLTNYKAFSQFMRPLIAKKNPKIPMSKMMTILGAKWREFSANNPFKGSAAAVAAAAAAAAAAVAEQVSAAVSSAAPVAPSGPPTLPPPPSADTQPPPIRRAKTKEGKGPGHKRRSKSPRVPDGRKKLRGKKMAPLKIKLGLLGGKRKKGGSYVLQSDEGPEPEAEESDLDSGSVHSASGRPDGPVRTKKLKRGRPGRKKRKVLGCPTVAGEEEVDGYETDHQDYCEVCQQGGEIILCDTCPRAYHLVCLDPELDRAPEGKWSCPHCEKEGVQWEAKEEEEEYEEGEEEGEKEEEDDHMEYCRVCKDGGELLCCDACISSYHIHCLNPPLPDIPNGEWLCPRCTCPVLKGRVQKILHWRWGEPPVSVPAPQQADGNPDAPPPRPLQGRSEREFFVKWVGLSYWHCSWAKELQLEIFHLVMYRNYQRKNDMDEPPPLDYGSGEDDGKSDKRKVKDPHYAEMEEKYYRFGIKPEWMTVHRIINHSVDKKGNYHYLVKWRDLPYDQSTWEEDEMNIPEYEDHKQSYWRHRELIMGEDPAQPRKYKKKKKELQGDGPPSSPTNDPTVKYETQPRFITATGGTLHMYQLEGLNWLRFSWAQGTDTILADEMGLGKTIQTIVFLYSLYKEGHTKGPFLVSAPLSTIINWEREFQMWAPKFYVVTYTGDKDSRAIIRENEFSFEDNAIKGGKKAFKMKPGGQWLCWQREAQVKFHVLLTSYELITIDQAALGSIRWACLVVDEAHRLKNNQSKFFRVLNGYKIDHKLLLTGTPLQNNLEELFHLLNFLTPERFNNLEGFLEEFADISKEDQIKKLHDLLGPHMLRRLKADVFKNMPAKTELIVRVELSPMQKKYYKYILTRNFEALNSRGGGNQVSLLNIMMDLKKCCNHPYLFPVAAMESPKLPSGAYEGGALIKASGKLMLLQKMLRKLKEQGHRVLIFSQMTKMLDLLEDFLDYEGYKYERIDGGITGALRQEAIDRFNAPGAQQFCFLLSTRAGGLGINLATADTVIIFDSDWNPHNDIQAFSRAHRIGQANKVMIYRFVTRASVEERITQVAKRKMMLTHLVVRPGLGSKAGSMSKQELDDILKFGTEELFKDENEGENKEEDSSVIHYDNEAIARLLDRNQDATEDTDVQNMNEYLSSFKVAQYVVREEDKIEEIEREIIKQEENVDPDYWEKLLRHHYEQQQEDLARNLGKGKRVRKQVNYNDAAQEDQDNQSEYSVGSEEEDEDFDERPEGRRQSKRQLRNEKDKPLPPLLARVGGNIEVLGFNTRQRKAFLNAVMRWGMPPQDAFTTQWLVRDLRGKTEKEFKAYVSLFMRHLCEPGADGSETFADGVPREGLSRQQVLTRIGVMSLVKKKVQEFEHINGRWSMPELMPDPSADSKRSSRASSPTKTSPTTPEASATNSPCTSKPGNKEQDDRRATPAPSEKGDGSRTPLEKDEVENQEEKPEKNRTGEKIETEADAPSPAPSLGERLEPRKISLEEEVPGVPGEMEPEPGYRGDREKSATESTPGERGEEKPLDGQEHRERPEGETGDLGKRAEDVKGDRELRPGPPRDEPRPNGRREEKAEKPRFMFNIADGGFTELHTLWQNEERAAISSGKLNEIWHRRHDYWLLAGIVLHGYARWQDIQNDAQFAIINEPFKTEANKGNFLEMKNKFLARRFKLLEQALVIEEQLRRAAYLNLSQEPAHPAMALHARFAEAECLAESHQHLSKESLAGNKPANAVLHKVLNQLEELLSDMKADVTRLPATLSRIPPIAARLQMSERSILSRLASKGTEPHPTPAFPPGPYATPPGYGAAFSAAPVGALAAAGANYSQMPAGSFITAATNGPPVLVKKEKEMVGALVSDGLDRKEPRAGEVICIDD; encoded by the exons ACGCAAGAAGCTT GACAGTGAGGAGGAATTTGGCTCTGAGCGAGATGAGTACCGGGAGAAGTCAGAGAGTGGAGGCAGCGAATATGGAACTGGACCAGGTCGGAAACGGAGGCGGAAgcacagggaaaaaaaggagaagaagacaAAGCGGCGGAAaaaaggggagggagatgggggacAAAAG CAGGTAGAACAGAAGTCGTCAGCCACTCTGCTTCTGACCTGGGGCCTGGAGGACGTGGAACATGTGTTCTCTGAGGAGGATTACCACACACTTACCAACTACAAAGCCTTTAGCCAGTTCATGAG GCCCCTGATTGCAAAGAAGAATCCTAAGATCCCAATGTCTAAGATGATGACCATCCTTGGGGCCAAATGGAGAGAGTTCAGTGCCAACAACCCCTTCAAGGGGTCGGCAGCTgctgtggcggcggcggcggcagcagcggccGCAGCTGTGGCTGAGCAGGTGTCAGCTGCTGTGTCATCGGCTGCCCCAGTAGCACCTTCCggaccccccaccctcccaccacctccttctGCTGATACCCAGCCCCCACCCATCCGAAGAGCCAAAACCAAAGAGGGCAAAG GTCCAGGCCATAAAAGGCGGAGTAAGAGCCCCCGAGTGCCTGATGGACGCAAGAAGCTTCGGGGAAAGAAGATGGCACCGCTCAAAATCAAACTAGGGCTGCTAGGTggcaagaggaagaagggaggctcG TATGTCTTGCAGAGTGATGAGGGCCCTGAACCAGAGGCCGAGGAGTCAGATCTGGACAGCGGGAGCGTCCACAGCGCCTCAGGCCGGCCTGACGGCCCTGTCCGCACCAAAAAGCTCAAGAGAGGGCGgccaggaaggaagaagaggaaag TCCTGGGCTGTCCCACAGTGGCCGGGGAGGAGGAGGTTGATGGCTACGAGACGGATCATCAGGATTACTGTGAGGTGTGCCAGCAGGGTGGGGAAATTATTCTGTGTGACACCTGCCCTCGTGCCTACCACCTTGTCTGCCTCGATCCTGAGCTGGACCGGGCTCCTGAGGGCAAATGGAGCTGCCCCCACTGT GAGAAGGAGGGGGTACAGTGGGaggccaaggaggaggaggaagagtatgaagagggagaggaagaaggggagaaggaggaggaagatgaccACATGGAGTACTGCCGCGTGTGCAAGGATGGGGGCGAGCTCCTGTGCTGTGATGCATGTATTTCTTCATACCACATTCACTGTCTGAACCCGCCCCTGCCCGACATCCCCAATGGGGAGTGGCTGTGTCCCCGGTGCACG TGCCCTGTACTGAAGGGCCGTGTGCAGAAGATCCTGCACTGGCGGTGGGGGGAGCCACCCGTGTCTGTGCCAGCACCCCAGCAGGCGGACGGGAACCCTGATGCCCCACCGCCCCGTCCTCTTCAAGGCCGCTCAGAGCGCGAGTTCTTCGTCAAGTGGGTGGGGCTGTCCTACTGGCACTGCTCCTGGGCCAAGGAGCTTCAG TTGGAGATCTTCCACTTGGTAATGTACCGAAACTACCAGCGAAAGAATGACATGGATGAGCCCCCGCCCCTGGACTACGGCTCCGGTGAGGACGACGGGAAGAGCGATAAACGCAAGGTGAAGGACCCGCACTACGCGGAGATGGAAGAGAAGTACTATCGCTTTGGCATCAAGCCGGAGTGGATGACCGTCCACCGCATCATCAACCACAG TGTGGATAAAAAGGGGAATTACCACTATCTAGTGAAATGGAGGGACTTGCCCTATGACCAGTCCACGTGGGAGGAGGATGAAATGAATATCCCTGAATATGAAGACCATAAGCAGAGCTACTGGAGACACCG AGAACTGATTATGGGGGAGGACCCCGCCCAGCCCCGCAAgtacaagaagaagaagaaggagctGCAGGGAGATGGACCTCCCAGCTCTCCTACTAATGAC CCTACGGTGAAATATGAGACTCAGCCACGGTTTATCACAGCCACGGGAGGCACACTGCACATGTATCAGCTGGAAGGCTTGAACTGGCTGCGCTTCTCCTGGGCCCAGGGAACTGACACCATCCTGGCTGATGAGATGGGACTGGGCAAGACCATACAGACCATCGTCTTCCTCTACTCACTCTATAAGGAg GGCCACACAAAGGGTCCCTTCCTGGTGAGCGCCCCTCTCTCTACCATCATTAACTGGGAGCGGGAGTTCCAGATGTGGGCACCTAAGTTCTATGTGGTGACGTACACGGGTGACAAGGACAGCCGCGCCATCATTCGAGAGAACGAGTTTTCCTTTGAAGATAATGCTATCAAGGGTGGCAAGAAAGCTTTTAAGATGAAG CCCGGCGGACAGTGGCTGTGTTGGCAGAGGGAGGCGCAGGTGAAGTTCCACGTTCTTCTGACATCGTATGAGCTGATCACCATCGATCAGGCGGCCCTTGGCTCCATCCGCTGGGCCTGCCTCGTGGTGGATGAAGCCCATCGGCTCAAGAATAACCAGTCCAAG TTTTTCAGGGTCCTTAATGGCTACAAGATAGATCATAAGTTGCTGCTGACAGGGACTCCGTTGCAGAATAATCTGGAGGAGCTCTTCCATCTGCTGAACTTCCTCACCCCAGAGAGGTTTAA CAacctggaaggcttcctggaggaatttGCCGACATATCCAAAGAAGACCAGATTAAGAAACTGCACGATTTGCTGGGGCCGCACATGCTGCGGAGGCTCAAGGCTGATGTCTTCAAGAACATGCCAGCCAAGACAGAGCTCATTGTTCGGGTGGAGCTGAGCCCCATGCAGAA GAAATACTACAAGTACATCCTGACTCGGAACTTTGAGGCCTTGAATTCGCGAGGTGGTGGGAACCAAGTGTCGCTGCTCAACATCATGATGGATCTTAAGAAGTGCTGCAACCACCCCTACCTCTTCCCCGTGGCTGCTATG GAGTCCCCCAAACTCCCCAGTGGGGCCTATGAAGGTGGGGCACTTATTAAGGCATCTGGCAAGCTAATGCTCCTGCAGAAGATGCTCCGCAAGCTGAAGGAGCAAGGACACAGAGTCCTCATCTTCTCTCAG atGACCAAGATGTTGGACCTGCTAGAAGACTTTCTAGACTACGAAGGGTACAAGTATGAGCGCATCGACGGTGGCATCACAGGCGCTCTGAGGCAGGAGGCTATCGATCGGTTCAATG CTCCCGGGGCGCAGCAGTTCTGCTTCCTGCTGTCCACCCGAGCTGGAGGCCTGGGCATCAATCTGGCCACTGCTGACACGGTCATCATCTTCGATTCTGACTGGAATCCCCATAACGACATCCAG GCCTTCAGCCGCGCTCATCGGATCGGCCAGGCCAACAAGGTGATGATTTACCGGTTTGTGACCCGTGCATCCGTGGAAGAGCGAATCACGCAAGTAGCCAAGAGGAAGATGATGCTGACGCATCTGGTGGTACGGCCTGGGCTAGGCTCCAAGGCGGGCTCCATGTCCAAGCAGGAGCTGGATGACATCCTCAAATTTGGCACTGAGGAGCTGTTCAAGGATGAAAACGAGG GCGAGAACAAGGAGGAGGACAGCAGTGTTATTCACTATGACAACGAGGCCATCGCTCGGCTGTTGGACCGGAACCAGGATGCAACAGAGGACACAGACGTGCAGAACATGAACGAGTATCTTAGCTCCTTCAAGGTGGCCCAGTATGTGGTGCGGGAGGAAGACAAG ATTGAGGAGATCGAACGGGAGATCATCAAGCAGGAGGAGAATGTGGACCCCGACTACTGGGAGAAGCTCTTGAGGCATCACTatgagcagcagcaggaggaccTGGCCCGGAACCTGGGCAAAGGCAAGCGGGTTCGCAAACAGGTCAACTACAACGATGCTGCTCAGGAGGACCAAG ATAACCAGTCCGAATACTCAGTGGGATCAGAGGAAGAAGACGAAGACTTTGATGAACGTCCAGAAG GGCGTCGACAGTCAAAGAGGCAGCTCCGGAATGAGAAGGATAAACCACTGCCTCCGCTGCTGGCTCGAGTCGGGGGCAATATCGAG GTGCTGGGCTTTAACACCCGGCAGCGGAAGGCCTTCCTCAATGCAGTGATGCGCTGGGGGATGCCCCCACAGGATGCCTTCACCACACAGTGGCTGGTGCGGGACCTGAGgggaaagacagagaaggagTTCAA GGCCTACGTGTCTCTGTTCATGCGCCATCTCTGTGAGCCCGGGGCAGACGGCTCTGAAACATTTGCTGACGGCGTTCCTCGGGAGGGCCTGAGTCGCCAGCAAGTGCTGACCCGAATTGGAGTCATGTCTCTTGTCAAGAAGAAG GTACAGGAGTTTGAACACATCAATGGGCGCTGGTCGATGCCTGAGCTGATGCCTGATCCCAGTGCCGACTCTAAGCGCTCCTCTAGAGCCTCCTCTCCTACCAAAACGTCTCCCACCACCCCTGAGGCCTCTGCCACCAACAGTCCTTGCACTTCTAAACCTGGTAACAAGGAGCAGGATGACAGgagag CTACTCCAGCTCCAAGTGAGAAGGGAGACGGCTCGAGGACACCTCTTGAAAAGGATGAAGTGGAAAACCAGGAGGAGAAGCCTGAGAAGAACAGAACTGGGGAGAAGATAGAGACAGAG GCCGATGCCCCTAGCCCAGCCCCATCACTTGGGGAGCGGCTGGAGCCAAGGAAGATTTCTCTAGAGGAGGAGGTGCCAGGAGTGCCTGGAGAAATGGAGCCTGAGCCTGGGTACCGGGGGGACAGAGAGAAGTCAG cCACAGAGTCGACGccaggagagaggggggaggagaagcCGTTGGATGgacaggagcacagggagaggccGGAGGGGGAAACAGGGGATTTGGGCAAGCGAG CAGAAGATGTGAAAGGGGACCGGGAGCTGCGACCTGGCCCTCCCCGGGACGAGCCACGGCCCAATGGGCGGCGcgaggagaaggcagagaagccTCGGTTCATGTTCAATATCGCAGATGGAGGCTTCACAG AGCTTCACACGCTGTGGCAGAATGAGGAACGGGCAGCTATTTCCTCAGGAAAACTCAATGAGATCTGGCACCGAAGACATGACTATTGGCTTCTGGCTGGGATTGTCCT CCATGGCTATGCACGGTGGCAGGACATCCAGAATGATGCTCAGTTTGCCATTATCAATGAGCCATTTAAAACTGAAGCCAATAAGGGGAACTTTCTGGAGATGAAAAATAAGTTCCTGGCCCGGAGATTCAAG CTCCTGGAGCAGGCGCTGGTGATCGAGGAGCAGCTTCGGCGGGCGGCCTACCTGAACCTATCGCAAGAGCCGGCGCACCCCGCCATGGCCCTCCACGCCCGCTTCGCCGAGGCCGAATGCCTGGCCGAGAGCCACCAGCACCTCTCCAAGGAGTCGCTGGCGGGGAACAAGCCGGCCAACGCCGTCCTGCACAAGG TTCTGAACCAGCTGGAGGAGTTGCTGAGCGACATGAAGGCGGACGTGACCCGCCTGCCAGCCACGCTGTCCCGAATCCCCCCCATCGCAGCCCGCCTTCAGATGTCCGAGCGCAGCATTCTCAGCCGGCTGGCCAGCAAGGGCACGGAGCCTCACCCCACACCG gcCTTTCCCCCGGGGCCCTACGCTACACCTCCGGGATACGGGGCGGCCTTCAGCGCCGCACCCGTCGGGGCCCTGGCCGCCGCAGGCGCCAACTACAGCCAGATGCCTGCCGGGTCCTTCATCACAG CCGCCACCAACGGCCCTCCAGTGCTggtgaagaaggagaaggaaatggtGGGGGCATTGGTGTCAGACGGGCTGGATCGGAAGGAGCCCCGAGCCGGGGAGGTGATCTGTATAGACGActga